attttcgaaTCTAgatacatgatttttttttaaggaaTAATTATATAACATCAAgtagattttatatatttaaaacttatcaataataatttttcatgtgaaataaataaaaaaatgttatattaattattttaagtttaatattttttttatgatgggaaacaattttaatattttaatgataattgttgataaaaaaaatatattttaattttatagaaataaaataaaaattcttaaataaacttacttaaaaaaacaaaaaaacctTCACGATCTTACCCAGCCAGCCCCAGTTAATTCGGCATCCATGTCTGAAATACGATTTggcaagaaaaagaaattctgaaataCGAATTCCCCCCTCCTTTTTATCATTGCCAATCCCATTACTTCACTTTCACCATAAAATCGTCACCGTTCGTTGTCACGATGCAAACAAAGTACATTAATCTGACGGCAGATGATTCTGTACAACACGATAAACCAGTGCTCCTCGCAACATGATTTCTTTAATAATTAATCTCATCTTAATCCGAAAATACTATTAAGACACGCGTATCTTGCGCTTCTCTTTTatgttaaaaaactaaatttctGTTAGCAGCCTTTTTGTAGCTTTTTCTTATTCTCCTCTCtgttttatttcattttctcaACGTTTCTCGCATCTCTTTCTTTCTATCCAAACAACCTCATAATTCTCCTCCTCTTGGTAACCAATGGAGATGTCAATGGAGGATTCGTGTTCGCATGTTCTAATGCTTTCAATGGCTCGCGTTTCCCTCTCTGTTGCTGTACGGACTCGACGGTCTCAACCGAATTCTCCTATACAGACAACAATACGAATATGTAAAGTTAGAATTAACTAAACACTCTGGTTTAGTTTCTTTTCCAGTTGTTTCTTTGGTATTTTACGTTTCTTTTTGTTATGGACCTGGAAATCCAagaattgaagattttttaggGTTTGCTTTTGAAGTTTGCTCTTTTAAGTTTCTGTTTCATTTGCATGTCGGATTTTGGAGAAACTTAGTGGTGAATAGAGCTCTAAATTTGGAAATTCAGGTTTCTATGATGCTGTGTAATCTGAGCTCTTTAGGGTTTCATGTGACGCTTGAGAGGCTTTCTGTACGCTATCTTCTTAAAGGTGTTCAATGGATTTCTTGGAATCTGATTTTTAGATTTCGGATGTTATGGTGAAATTTGAATCTTTTATTTGGGTATTTGGTTCTTTGATGTTCTCTGCTTGCACTAACTCGAAAAACAAAAATTGAATTTGTAAATTTTCGTTTGGTGCAATTTGGAGGAGTGTAGTTTGCAACTGAATTagatttgagaattttttttttagttaaaaagattTGGATGGCGGGAAGATGGGAGTTGGGGTTACCAAAGAAGGGGACTATCAGTTTAAAGGAGCAGTTAGCCAGGACCACTCTTCACAATGTGAGATCGCAAGGACATCCCTATGTGGAGCTTCGTGAGGATGGGAAGCGGTTTATATTCTTTTGTACTTTATGTCTTGCACCATGTTACAGTGATTCTGTGTTGTTTGATCACTTGAAGGGTAATCTTCACACTGAGAGGTTATCAGCTGCTAAACTTACTCTCCTGAAAGCAAATCCATGGCCTTTTAGTGATGGTATTCATTTCTTTACTAATTCAACTGAGAATGAGAGACAGTTGGCCATCACAAATGACAAGCGTAGTAAATTCTTGGAGTCTAACAGCAATGTTAACAGTCTTGCTATTGTAAAGTATGATGCAAATATGAGACCCACCATCAATGGGCATGTTGGATGCAATGAGGATTTGAATGAAAATGCTGGAACTTGTGATCTAGTCATTCCAGGTGTAGTTGTAAAGGATGAAATTTCTGACTTGAAAGCCAGGTTTATTGGTTCTGGACGAATTGCTGCTAGATTCTGTGAGAAGGATAACAATACAAGTGAAATTTGTAGAATATGGTGTGAGTGGTTAGGGGAGGATAGTCCTGTTTATGAGGACATGGTCAAAGTTTCGGATCACGAGTTTGCTGTTGTGATTTTTGCTTATAATTAtgatttgggaagaaagggtttgcTTGATGATGTAAAGTTGTTGTTATCATCTAGTCCTACATTAGAGTTAGATAATGGAGAAGGGACTaacagaaaaaggaaaaagtctTTTTCTGACCCTGAGGATGCCAGTGAGTCTTCAAGTAATCACTATTATTCATCTGGTGAAGAATCTTCAGCTTCAAATGGTGGTTCTTCTAGATTGCTGTTGAATCAATATTATGACCATCTTCGTCATTCAATGTTTATATCAAACAAGACCATAAGGCGGGAGTTGAGACGGCAACATCGCATAGCAGCGGAAAGAATGTGTGACATCTGTCAGCAAAAGATGCTTCCAGAGAAAGATGTAGCAACACTCATAAACATGAAGACAGGAAAACTTGCTTGCAGTAGCAGAAATGCGAATGGGGTAACAACGTCTAGATTACCTATGGTTTCTTCAACTTTGTCTTTTGTGCTGCCCTGTCACATGCGTTGAATTATGCATTGTATTACTTAATATTATGGTCTCTTAGTCTGTATAGCCCATGAAACACTCATTTGCCTGTAAGAAACACACTCAGTTTAATGTTGTTTAATGTTTTCATATGTAGGCATTTCACGTTTTTCATATTTCCTGCGTCATACACTGGATACTTCTCTGTGAATATGAAATGGCTAAATATCAATCAGTTAGTCCAAAAGGGAGAGGTAGATCTAAAAGAAAGAATGGAGCTAAATCCAATATGGCGGGCAAGAATGGAAAGGTAAAAGCATTAAAAAGTCAAATTGATTCCGTGTTCTGTCCAGAGTGCCAGGGCACTGGGGTGAAGAATGAGGAAGATGAGCGGGAGATGCCAAAAATCCCTCTTTCAGAGGTTTGCTTGCAATCTCTTATTTATATGGTTCCATTAATATTATTGGTTATTTCCTTGCCTTATTATGTATAATGCTGGTGGAAATTtcagaaaaaaagaaaggtagCCTCTATTCACCATTAAAAAGGCTAATGCCACAGCCTAAAATAATAAGTTACAAAATTGCCCTCATAAAGTTTACTAATTTTAGTCTGCTTCCGGGAAACCCATGCCTGATGACATATGCTTCAACCTTTACCCAGATGAGAGTCTAATATTTCTCTGGCCTCTTTGAATTTCTTTATTGTCAACAATCATAATACTTATGTTACTATCCGTTTCTCTAATACAACACCTTGAACCGCCATccgcattttctttttttaaccaATAAGACGTTAATAAATTCCGTTCCATATACACAAAGAGCCCAACTAAATCACTTCAATATAAACTTCATGGGTTCTTTGAGAACAATATCATTTGGAAAGGATTTCAATGTTTCAATCTAATTAGTCGATATTTTATCTGGTTCAAAGTTCAAACCCCTATCTATCTAACCTTACCTTCTGGTTCCATATCATGCGAGGAAGGTGATTGGGTTCTCATGATATGTTGGGTAAATTCCGGCCTCGTCAGGTGGGAGTTTATTGCTATTACCACTAGTTCAGGAGAGGTTCTTTGAAGGAGAAATCTGTAAATAATTTCAGCGAGATCTTTATGGGAGGAAAGAAATGGGTTTGGAATGCAAACCATTGTTTTCTAAGTACAAGAAATCGACTTTGAGGAGAGAAGTTGACCAtagtgtaatattttattttataataataaatataaagggGTAATTTAGTCTAAATTTGTCTACCTAATTGGAGGGCTGTATGCATGGTAAAAAAGCTATGAAATTGCCACTTGCCAAAAGGGATTCCCAAATTAGATAATCAGCCACCTGTTTTATTTGTAGAGGACTAtgcaaagagaaaataaattgtttTCAAACTTGTGGTTTTGTTGGGCTTGagttgaaataatttttaatcaaactCAAAGAAATCTGAGATAGAAGTTGCCAAATTTATATGTTGGTGAAAGTTGATCAATCTTCATTTTCTGCCGCATGGTTTTCATTCTATTTTCAGATGTTCAAATATAAGATTAAAGTGAGTGATGGACGCAGAGCATGGATGAAAAGTCCTGAAGAGTTGCAAAATTGCTCGACAGGTTTTCATTTTCCTTCCCAATTGGAAGAATCTGTTCAGGTATTCCAATCTTTGGAGTCAACATTTACGTTTGTATGATGAACTGAAATCGTTTTGTTGGAACTAAAATCATTTTGTTGAAACTTCTTGATTTTGTCTGCAGGAAAAGGTATTGCCGCTGAAATTGCTGCATTTCTACCGGGCATATGCGTAGAGTTTGGCCATAGTTCCCAGTTTCTGAATCTTGCAATTCACTGTTACTTGGTTGGTAGGAGCATGTTTCTGTCTCTAGCATAGTGGTGTTGACCCTTTCGAATGGATAATGAGTAGTAGAAATAGGTTTATGAAGGCATATAGCTTTGTGGATAGCTGTCTTGTATAGCAGTGAATAGACCTTTTGTCTAACCAGGGATGGGTGAATACATGGTTGTACATTGTTAGAGTAAGGAATTGGTCTCGAATTTAGGTCTTTAGCCACTCTTCTGGCCTTCCTCCCTTTTATCTCGCTTTCTTATTGCTCTCCCTATCTGTCTGCCCCTTTGCTAATTCTCTCCTCTTTCCTCTGCTATTTGACTATTTGTCATCCGTCTCCTACTCCACTAAACTTCAATTCCTTCACCCTCATATCaaccaggaaaaaaaaaagagcttaAAAGTCTACCAATTTAAGTTGTATTTATTACTCAGGTTTCCTCTAATTCTCTCTGATAATATAAATTGAAATGGAATTTGGGTTCTCATTATGTTTATTTGAACCTCCATGGTCTCCCATGCAAGGCCATTATTCAAAACTCGAATGAATGACATCATTCTCGTaacaaataatcaaaattatttCAATCCAGTAAGCTATTAAAAAATCAACTGCAATCAAAGCCGCAATGATCACAGCAGATTTAGCAGACAATCCCAAATGGAATCAACTCTTTTGATCCACAGCGTTTCCATCTCGCCGGACAAATGAACAACTGCAGCACCCGAAGCTTCCAACAAAAGCCATGCGATCTTAAACACCATGTCCAAGCCGACTCCTTAGTAAATAAGGTTATGTTTTGCCACTATAATGTGACACTTAAGTTGGAGAAAATAAAGGAGAAAGGAGAATAAGTGGGATAATCTACATCGGTAGAATCAAAATGTCCAAGCCAACTCCTTAGTAAATAAGGTTATTTGCCAATATAATGTGACAATTAAGTTGGAGAAAATAAAGGAGAAAGGAAAATAAGTCGGATAATCTACGTTGGTAgaatcaaaagaaaaaagaggagTTTATAAGTTGGGTGTAGTATAAGCTAAAATGCCCAAGGAGAAGCCCACCAAAATGAGACTAATCAATTAGCATTTTGGCCCAGCTCTTAGATTTACAGGCCCATCAGTAATTTCAACATGGTATCGGAGTCCAATAGGGCTCACAACCATGAAGATCCAAAATCCAAGAATTTTTCTCATAATTGCCAACCTCACCAAAAATATTTAAGACCTACAGTCCAAGATAGGAAATCCAAGAATGAAGGGTTAGTGAGTAAGACCCAGGCATGCATAAgatctgaaattaaaaaatgaaggCTCGGTGAGAAAAGACTCAATTGAAATGCTGAAGGCCCTTTGGCCCTCTGAGGTTCAAGAATAGTACAAGTTTAGTCGAAAATGAGAAGTGAGATTTGAGGCTTCTGAAACTCAAGGAACCCGAGCGCAGGATGAACAAAATGAAAGCAAGTCACAATTGGATGAGGTTAATTGAACTTTTAGGGAGTGTTGGAGAAAAGAGAAAGGAGAAAAAGTGGGACAATCCCACATCAGTAGATTAAAAAGAAATGAGGAGTTTATAAGTTGGATGGAGTTTAAGCCAAAATGTTATTTTGGAAAAGCCCAACACTCTTACCACATGCAGAATTAGATCGAGCCCATTAGTAATTTcagtataaatattaaaaaataattgtgaATGATGATTCTTTAGCTTTTGCAAAGCTAAATCTAAATAAATGCACTGAAATATGAAAGAGAAGCTAAAAAATTGTGTCACATAATATCTTAATAATCGATTTAGTTTAGTCTTGTTGAATACAAATTGAAAAAAGTACTATCATTTTATGCATCGAGGGAGGAAAAGGCCATGAAATATGAAAGAGAAGCTAAAAAATTGTGTCACATAATATCTTaataatcgatttaatttagtCTTGTTGAATACAAATTGAAAAAAGTACTATCATTTTATGCATCGAGGGAGGAAAAGGCCATATAAAAGCATTTTATGTatttgagtaaatctgagaggtctTAGAGTCTATTCTCCCAATCCCCATtcctcatttaaaaaaaaaaaacattttgtgCATAAGGAGCTTGTGGAGGAAGGATCACAAACATAGCGTGAGTCTCAATGTATGGTAAGAACCCAAGGAGATAAGCAAGTTTGAAGAAGATAGAATCTAGATCAATTTAATTGTGAAGATTAAAATTGGGTGCAAATAtctatttttatattctttGAATGCATTATTAGAGTTAATGAGAAGTCCAATGGTAGAACTTATACGTAGATTTAGGATTAGCTGAATATATGCTTACACGGTAATATTTGGGATTAACTTATTAAATAaccaaattaaaatagtaatttagaagttattaaaatataacaattcatttgagcacgatcATGTATttttcagtctcacttatcgaggggtccGGAAGGTATCTCTTTAAAAAAGAGGGACAaattatcttgattgttcaatattctttacataatttctattatgcttaatcataacctttatgattatccgattaaaaacaaaatttgattatgtcaaaacataacagtccttatattggaaactatgacaaatCTCAAATCAAATGATTAAATTATCACTATCTTAATATTCATTTATgataataacccatgtagtgatctgaatgtgggtccatccaatattttgttctctaacaagtatttatgattattaaattatatcaacatatatataatcatctcatgattatcaatcaataatcatactagtcatattttattattatcactataATATAAGTAACTagagatgttaatcattattatgtaacatgcaaataaataaaaatgataataaaacctcttttattaacaaccaaaataacatacaaaaagatccaagataatggcttatggcaaatacactaacaatctgccacttgcactaggcctaatcatacaaataTCTAATATCCATAGaactagtgtgctgatcatgcttgacctgtgagagagGCTTAGTCaatggatctgcaatgttgtcatttgtgtctcctttgtatattttgatatctcctctatcaataatctctcgaataaggtgaaatCACCCGAGTATATGCTTAGATCTttgatgagatctgggctcttttgcctgtgctatggcaccagtgttatcacaataaagatCCATAAGATTTGCAATGCTAGGAACCACTTccaactctgtgatgaatttcttcaaccagactgccttcTTAGTTGCTTCTGAtactgctatatactcagcttctgctgtagaatctgctacaatgctctgcttggaacttttccaactaacagctccaccatttaaagtgaatacgaatcctgactgcaatctgaagtcatctatgtcggtttgaaaactagcatctgtgtaaccttttacaactagctcgtcttccaaacctccataaaccaggaatgcatccttagtccatctaaggtactttaggatatttttAACAGCTGTctagtgactttcaccgggatcttcctgatatctgcttgttgtgcttaatgcatatgagacgtctaatttagtacataacatgacatacatgatagatccaacagcagaagcataaggaatcttattcatccgttctcacTCATAAGATGTCATAGGATATTGATTCTTGctaagatgaataccatgagacataggCAAGAATCATCTTTTGCAATCTTGCAtgttgaaccttttcagcactttatcaatataagtactttgactcagactgATTATCCTCTTGAATCTATCCCTGTAGATCTTAACACTAAGGATATATCCAGCCTcgcctaagtccttcattgaaaaagaatttcctaaccaagtcttaaccttttgcaaggtagggatgtcatttccaatgagtaatatgtcatccacatataggactagaaacacaattgCACTCCCACTAATCATCTtctaaacacaaggttcatcttccttCTTGATGAATCTAAAGTCTCTGATTgtctcatcaaaacgaagattccagctctgagaggcttgcttcaatccataaatggatctttgaagcttgcaaatcttttccGAATtttcagggattacaaaaccctcaggttgtgtcatgtacacatcatCGAGCAAGTTTCTATTAAGAAAAACTATTTTGGCATCTATTTGCTATATCTCGTAATCATAATACGCAACAATGGCAATGAaaattctaaccgacttaagcattgcaactaGCGAAAAggtttcatcatagtctataccatgagtttgtttgaaaccttttgcaacaagccttgctttgtaggtatgcacatttccatccatgtcagttttcttcttgaaaactcATTTGCAACTAATGGTCTTAATACCCTCAGAGGGATCAATGaatgaccaaactcgattgtcatactTGGATTGCATTTTAGATTTCATGGCAGAAAGCCATTTCTCAAAATCTAGACTTGACAtagcctcttgataggtagtaggctcatcttgatcaatgagcaaaactTCACGACTATTAGTCATGAGAAATcgatatctctcaggctgatgacacGTCCTATCAGATTTGCGTGGGatttgtgtcaccctttcagcttCCACAACTGTTTATAGTTCTGGAAGTGGTTCTGCTGGCGGTTCAAtactctcttgtggtgcttgagtttcctcaagttgcactgtactcccactgattctctgagagataaattccttttctaaaaaggtaccatttcgagcaacaaacattTTATTCTATTAGGAAagatagaaatagtatcctttggtttccttaggataccccgcaaaattgcacttgatagattttggagctagcttatttgAAATTGGGCATTTCACGTAAATCATATCATTAGTAATATGTTTCAAATTATTGACGGCTCCTACGGAGTATAATTCTCCCAATCACTAGTTTTTTCCATCCACAAGAGATATCCTTTGCTTAAAGAGAACAAATGTCGTATCATTTAAACCAATCAATATTGGTAAACCACTCAAttgtttgttgttgtttttttaAACTGAAAGCTTAGTTCCGTGGATATTATTGAGACTCATTGCAGTAGGTTAAAGTAGAGTTTCAAAATGCACTGTTGGTATTTTATCAAGCAATATCAATTGACTTAAATATAAGTTTGCACATTTCAACTCAAAGAAAAAATGCTAGAATCTTCTGATGATTTGCATAAAGAGATAAGAGAAGGCCATTTGTGCTAGCtacctaaaataatttaatttaactctgaaagtcttcttctttttttttttagcattttctttggaaataaaaaaattaactaaaaagaaaataacataaaataattaaaactaaaaaaaaatgaacaaCATGTATATGGACATATTTTCCCCCACATTTGGATCACAATGTCCTcaatgtgataaaaaaatacaaGACAACTAAAGCATGTATATGTTCAGCTTTTTCCCCACAATTGGATCACAATCAAAAGCAAGAAGAGAGTTTAGAATATGACCTAGTGTACGGTAGGATGTCATGGCCTCCTACTGCCGCTATTGGTGTTGAGAACGCATTGTGGCCTGCATGTCGCTGACTTTGTTCGCTAGGCGTGCTAGATGAGTAGCAATACACTCCAAGATATTTTCAAAGCGACTCTCCATCTAATCAATTCTGGTGTTGAGAGCTTGAAAAGCTTGTTGGGCATCAAATGGAGGATTAACCATGGATGGGGCAGGGACAACAGGAGTCGTGCATACAACACCTCTCTTGAACACTCGATCGGATTGTGAGATGATGGGACTTGGAGGACAAAGAGAAAACACAACACCATTTTTGTACAGTAGACCCATGTCATTGAGACTCATTAAATCTAAGGGCGACATGTCATAAGCTTTATGCAAATTATTATTTGTTAACTCAATCAATTCTTCATATAAAGCAATGTGGGTGATTATTATTGGGAAATCCcaagattattgcaacccaaattgcgcagCAAAAAAagtttcccagaatccgagtgcttcgtttatttcataagaaggtTATGAGACTAAaatgttaatctcgtcaagaagatacaatgctggactgatggtgctgctttttcaaacgaacaccctctatggtatccacacgaacgtcttctatccttttagagtgctagctctctcaaagatgaatagattatgtgctctacAATCTGTAatagttagactgaatttttctcaaaattaaCATCCCCCATTCCACAAttcatagaaggagtatttatatgtttcactcttttgtttttcccataACTCCtattcctaaaaggagttgtgttcataacccactatcacaatctcacaaatactcaaatatcttatgtgatagagtcctttatctgtaacaattacagatagactgcagatcttttaaatattattatctcataataataaatgattaataataataacactttattattattaattatattaacgattaataataataacactttattattattaattaatattaataataataacactttattattattaattatattaatgggctttgggcttttagcccattaatatgtcatagcacatcaacaacgttcttttgtgtgtgacccaataggctcatattaattggcaataggcccagtcccacaaggcccataagtcataagtggcctctagcaatacattatgactacccaattaatatgaggatcaatagtccgataaagtctaataaatagaacatgtattaattcttttattacacgatatctagtttgaacataagtcatggtcaatgtcaaacttacaatgttcaaacttataatttctcgatctctaagtagactgataaattcaaatgatattgatcacgctatcaattcatttgagcacgaccatgcatttctcagtctcacttatcgaggggcccaaaagatatctctctcagagagagggacaaatcctatcttgattgttcattatcctctacataatttttattatgctcaatcataacctttatgattgtccgattaaagacaatgtttggttatgtcaaaacataatagtccttatgttggaaactatgacaatctcaagtcaaggaattaagacataactactttgagattctcttatgacaataacccatgtagtgatctcaatgcgggtccattcAATACTTTGTtatctaacaagtatctatgattattgaattatatcaacctatgcataatcatctcatgattatcaatcaataattatactagttatattttattattatcaacataataataagtaaccagggatgataatcattattatgtaatatgcaaacaaataataatgataaaaacctcttttattaataaccaaacgacatacaaaaaggtccaagataatggcctagggcaaatacactaacaattaTGTGTCCTAGAATTAAGGGTCTACGATGATTAATAGCAGTGCGTATCTGTGAGGCAATAAAATAACCCAAATTGACCCTTTTACTCTCAGTCATGCACCGTAGAAAAAATAATTCAGCCTTATATAGGGTCCCAGGAGAATCCTTCCTACCTGAAAAAGAATATACAAGCAGACGGTGCAAATAGACTAGTGCAGGTGAATGTAAATATGAATCACTAGATTTTGAAGGATTAAAAGATGCTGGTGGTTGGTGTGTGAGTAGTTCATGCACTGCCTATGGATTAAACTCATCGCATATATCAGTGTATGTATGAAAATAAGCTTTTGAGTGTGCAAATTCATCATCAATCAACCAAAGTATTCTATTAAACTCAGTGAGTGAATATACAAATCGTTGACCCAGTAATCTAAATTTGATAACCCTAATAGTATCCAATGTGCAATCAATCAATGAATCAGTAGAGAATGTGTAATAAAATTTCCACATAAGTTCATAGTAGATGGGACAGTTAATGCCAAAGAAAATTTTCCAACCAATATTCGCAATCAACACATTCACATTTAAATGTAATTCTTGTACAGTAGGATCATGTCAGACTTTACCTTACACAATAGAAAGAGTCGTAACtactgttagtgtatttgctcttggccattatcttggacctttttgtatgacattttggttattaataaaaagagattttattatcattattatttgtttgcatgttacataataatgattaatattcctggttacttattattatgttgataataataaaatataactagtatgattattgattgataatcatgagatgattatatatatattgatataattcaataatcaaagATACTttttagagaacaaagtattgggtggatccgcattgagatcactatatggataattgtcataagtgaatctcaaagtagttatgtcttaatcctttgacttgagattgttatagtttccaacataaggactgttatgttttgacataaccaaacattgtctttaatcggacaa
This genomic interval from Manihot esculenta cultivar AM560-2 chromosome 12, M.esculenta_v8, whole genome shotgun sequence contains the following:
- the LOC110628168 gene encoding uncharacterized protein LOC110628168 — protein: MAGRWELGLPKKGTISLKEQLARTTLHNVRSQGHPYVELREDGKRFIFFCTLCLAPCYSDSVLFDHLKGNLHTERLSAAKLTLLKANPWPFSDGIHFFTNSTENERQLAITNDKRSKFLESNSNVNSLAIVKYDANMRPTINGHVGCNEDLNENAGTCDLVIPGVVVKDEISDLKARFIGSGRIAARFCEKDNNTSEICRIWCEWLGEDSPVYEDMVKVSDHEFAVVIFAYNYDLGRKGLLDDVKLLLSSSPTLELDNGEGTNRKRKKSFSDPEDASESSSNHYYSSGEESSASNGGSSRLLLNQYYDHLRHSMFISNKTIRRELRRQHRIAAERMCDICQQKMLPEKDVATLINMKTGKLACSSRNANGAFHVFHISCVIHWILLCEYEMAKYQSVSPKGRGRSKRKNGAKSNMAGKNGKVKALKSQIDSVFCPECQGTGVKNEEDEREMPKIPLSEMFKYKIKVSDGRRAWMKSPEELQNCSTGFHFPSQLEESVQEKVLPLKLLHFYRAYA